Proteins from a genomic interval of Helicoverpa zea isolate HzStark_Cry1AcR chromosome 31, ilHelZeax1.1, whole genome shotgun sequence:
- the LOC124644759 gene encoding transcription initiation factor TFIID subunit 4 isoform X5, producing MASAEFLEQALSTNVDENAVNAIVGSLENQLVTPVPSQSSHTSFVNVIPSQNCNITSNAGSIISGQKYVTDQINSGGIVNSIHSNIVSNSSASFNNVQASTQPTFTSLSLSGGAPLSNETLKVIYSQAQHLSNPHSSVTLPVQSLASGPSQSQILHAVSTGGVLPQQGNKTIAMQPPLVIKQGTNTGQHPGVATVSTSVAAPGPIPGQMPAPPIAAPVVASAPSVTVSTTPPQQPSTTTHIKPSDNTKEKCRNFLANLLDLSSKEPPSVEMNVRNLIQELIDAQVEPEEFCDRLERLLNASPQPCLIGFLKKSLPLLRQSLVTKELVIEGINPPAPHVAFSTIPAPTQPVIATSNIQMKPTQKAGGSIAVLQNIPLHTKINVNKVGKAMTVNSKANFPRSSVPSAALSTVLTPGKSLLKDKEKKSSGQFSQPFVDDKMAGDDDINDVAAMGGVNLAEESQRILGSTEMIGTQIRSCKEEYLVPTSLMQARIKAITSKHGMEESPPEVANIISHAVQERLKTIVEKLATIAQHRIDLIIKTDNRYEVTQDVKGQLKFLEELDRVDKKRREDSEREMLLRAAKSRSKNEDPEQAKLKAKAKEMQRAELEELRQREANLTALQAIGPRKKARLDMPGGSGDSISNGSGHNSSSGVSGRSQMALRTRLKRINLRDMICLMEQERDTSRSLMLYKSYLK from the exons ATGGCGTCAGCCGAGTTTTTAGAGCAAGCTTTGTCCACAAACGTTGATGAGAACGCCGTTAACGCGATTGTAGGGTCATTAGAAAATCAGTTAGTCACGCCCGTTCCATCACAATCCTCTCATACCAGTTTCGTAAATGTTATACCGTCTCAAAATTGTAATATAACTTCAAACGCGGGCTCTATTATAAGTGgacaaaaatatgttacggacCAAATAAATTCTGGTGGTATAGTGAACAGTATTCATTCTAATATTGTATCGAACTCAAGTGCATCGTTTAATAATGTGCAAGCATCAACACAACCAACATTTACATCTCTTTCATTGAGTGGTGGTGCTCCTCTTTCCAATGAGACATTGAAGGTGATATACTCACAAGCACAACATCTGAGCAACCCTCACAGCAGCGTGACGTTACCAGTTCAGTCTTTGGCAAGCGGGCCATCGCAGAGCCAGATATTACACGCAGTATCGACTGGCGGCGTGCTACCCCAGCAAGGCAACAAAACTATCGCCATGCAGCCTCCACTCGTGATAAAGCAGGGCACAAATACTGGCCAA CACCCTGGCGTGGCCACAGTGTCCACAAGCGTGGCGGCACCTGGCCCCATTCCGGGACAGATGCCGGCGCCGCCGATTGCTGCGCCTGTTGTCGCATCGGCGCCAAGTGTTACGGTGTCTACAACTCCGCCGCAGCAGCCCAGTACCACCACACATATT AAGCCGTCAGACAATACCAAAGAGAAATGTCGGAACTTCCTAGCAAATCTCCTGGACTTGTCCAGCAAGGAGCCACCCTCCGTGGAGATGAATGTTAGGAACCTGATCCAGGAGCTGATTGATGCCCAGGTCGAGCCAGAGGAGTTCTGTGATAGACTTGAACGTCTCCTCAATGCCAGCCCACAACCATGCCTCATTGGGTTTCTGAAG AAAAGTTTGCCGCTGCTCCGTCAGTCTCTTGTGACGAAGGAGTTGGTGATCGAAGGCATCAACCCTCCAGCACCGCACGTGGCCTTCTCGACCATACCAGCACCAACTCAACCCGTCATCGCTACCTCCAACATCCAGATG AAGCCGACCCAGAAGGCTGGCGGCTCTATAGCCGTGCTGCAGAACATTCCTCTCCATACGAAGATCAATGTGAACAAGGTGGGCAAGGCGATGACAGTGAACAGCAAGGCCAACTTCCCGCGCTCGTCTGTGCCCTCCGCCGCGCTCTCCACCGTCCTCACCCCCGGCAAGTCCTTGCTCAAAGACAAAGAGAAGAAGTCTTCGGGACAATTCTCGCAACCGTTTGTTGACGACAAGATGGCGGGCGACGATGACATCAACGATGTGGCTGCTATGGGAGGCGTCAACTTGGCAGAGGAATCTCAGAGGATCCTCGGCTCCACGGAAATGATCGGGACCCAGATTCG GTCATGTAAGGAGGAATATTTAGTACCGACAAGCTTGATGCAGGCGCGAATTAAAGCGATAACTTCAAAGCACGGCATGGAGGAATCGCCACCAGAAGTAGCCAACATCATCAGCCATGCAGTACAAGAAAGGCTCAAGACCATTGTGGAGAAACTTGCCACGATCGCACAACACAGaattgatttaataataaag ACTGACAACCGCTATGAAGTGACACAAGACGTGAAAGGCCAGCTCAAATTCCTAGAAGAACTGGATCGTGTCGATAAGAAGAGACGCGAGGATTCTGAGAGAGAAATGCTATTACGAGCTGCAAAGTCTAGGTCTAAAAATGAAGACCCGGAGCAGGCCAAACTGAAGGCCAAAGCCAAAGAGATGCAGAGAGCTGAGTTGGAAGAGCTTAGGCAGCGTGAGGCTAACTTGACGGCGCTGCAGGCCATCGGGCCGAGGAAGAAGGCGAGGCTCGACATGCCCGGAGGATCAGGAGACTCAATTTCTAACGGCTCCGGACACAATAGTAGCTCAGGAGTC TCTGGGCGCAGTCAGATGGCTCTGCGAACGAGGCTGAAGCGCATCAACCTTCGCGACATGATCTGCCTGATGGAACAGGAACGAGACACGAGTCGCTCCCTCATGCTGTACAAGAGCTACCTCAAATAG